A genomic stretch from Octopus bimaculoides isolate UCB-OBI-ISO-001 chromosome 29, ASM119413v2, whole genome shotgun sequence includes:
- the LOC106877970 gene encoding uncharacterized protein LOC106877970, translating to MALWKNMLMWRQNLHVMFTFVLILYMRILLEAHAGSDVCSICQCDFGGVLRIHCDHRNLTSVPENILQNVRILKLSDNKISKIERGSFENLPSLKILPYISKMMSQRLGQFEWEMMPHLPYSRNNTLSDYDLFRNLHLDGRYMNSRDEKYVQ from the exons ATGGCTTTGTGGAAGAACAT gtTAATGTGGCGACAAAATCTCCATGTTATGTTCACCTTTGTGTTGATACTGTACATGAGAATACTTTTGGAGGCTCATGCTGGTTCAGACGTTTGCAGTATTTGTCAATGTGATTTTGGAGGAGTTCTGCGAATACATTGTGACCATCGCAATTTGACTTCTGTTCCAGAAAATATTCTCCAGAATGTTAGGATATT AAAACTATCAGACAATAAAATCTCGAAAATCGAAAGAGGATCATTCGAAAATCTACCCAGTTTAAAGATTTT gcCATATATATCAAAAATGATGTCCCAAAGGCTggggcagtttgaatgggaaatgatgccccacttACCATATTCGCGAAACAATACACTATCTGATTATGATTTGTTCCGTAATCTTCATTTGGATGGAAGATATATGAATTCTCGAGACGAG AAATATGTCCAATAA
- the LOC106877984 gene encoding ankyrin-3 yields MAIDLITQRIMQMDTDYVNEILKRNPDKITIPDKHGNTPLHVACSVGNTSLVKKMLMFKPDINVVDKGRNTPLHVACRWGRIGVIEHLLVTKPDVTVVNSYGNTPLHLACINEHKDAAKILLQSNPRVPVVKNKWKKTLNLLNSDESRDIGEKQSQSKSKDPVLKESGKISPDQFDSGKITDDEEELKEPHVDLVNKYKHTPLHLACINGSTGLIKQLLLFKPDINMEDKYGYTPLHWFCSGGHTDVEVLLTSEPDVNVTDRDGNIPLHLACRGGYTDTVKQLLLSKSDINLVNSDGNTSLHLACGRGHADTVKQLLSFKPNINLVNNDSNTPLHLACIRGQTDMVKQLLLSKPNINLANIDGNTPLHLACVRGQTDMVKQILLLEPDVNVLNNDGNTPLHLACPDGYTDIVKQLLQFELDVNVVNRDGNTPLHLACGHGHANIAKHLLFSKSDVNVEDKDGNTPLHLVCRCGHRDILKDLLLFDPDMNVVNKDGNTPLLLLCVHGQVDMVKQLLLFNPDVNVANKHGNTTLHVACGHGHADILKELLLAKATVNVENKDGNTPLLLACRRGHTDMVKQLILFESDVNTTNKDGNTPLHLACDRGHIDILKELLLNKGAVNVANKDGNTPLHLTCVHGLTDIVKQLLLSKADVSVVDKDGNTPLHLACLGGHMDMVKQLLLSKSDVSAVDKAGNTPLHLASAQGHTDMVKQLLLSNADTDAMNKDGKTPLYLASSNGDIDVMKQLLLYKLK; encoded by the exons ATGGCAATTGATTTGATTACGCAGAGAATTATGCAAATGGACACTGACTATGTTAACGAAATTCTAAAAAGGAACCCAGATAAA atcACTATACCTGACAAACACGGTAACACACCTCTCCATGTGGCCTGTAGTGTTGGGAACACGAGCCTAGTGAAGAAGATGTTAATGTTTAAACCCGATATTAATGTGGTAGACAAAGGTCGTAACACTCCTCTACATGTGGCCTGCCGTTGGGGACGCATTGGTGTTATCGAACATCTCCTAGTTACTAAACCTGATGTCACGGTAGTGAATAGTTATGGGAACACACCCCTACATCTGGCCTGTATTAATGAACACAAAGACGCTGCTAAGATACTACTACAGTCCAATCCAAGAGTTCCTGTggtgaaaaataaatggaaaaaaactcTGAATTTGCTCAATAGTGATGAAAGCAGAGACATTGGTGAAAAACAATCACAATCCAAATCTAAAGATCCTGTATTGAAAGAAAGTGGGAAAATATCTCCGGATCAGTTCGACAGTGGTAAAATTACTGACGATGAGGAAGAACTAAAAGAGCCTCATGTCGACTTGGTGaataagtacaaacacacacctcTGCATTTGGCGTGTATTAATGGAAGTACAGGCCTAATTAAACAGCTACTACTTTTTAAACCTGATATAAATATGGAGGATAAATATGGTTACACACCCCTGCATTGGTTTTGCTCTGGTGGACACACAGATGTTGAAGTGCTATTAACGTCTGAACCTGATGTAAATGTGACAGATAGAGATGGTAATATACCTCTCCACTTGGCCTGTCGTGGTGGGTACACAGACACAGTAAAACAGCTACTGCTCTCTAAATCTGACATAAATCTAGTGAATAGTGATGGTAACACATCTCTACATCTGGCGTGTGGTCGTGGACATGCAGACACGGTGAAGCAGCTACTGTCATTTAAACCCAATATAAATTTGgtgaataatgatagtaatacaCCGCTACATTTGGCCTGTATTCgtggacagacagacatggtGAAACAGCTACTGTTATCTAAACCTAATATAAATTTGGCGAATATTGATGGTAACACACCACTACATCTGGCCTGTGTTCgtggacagacagacatggtGAAGCAGATACTCCTGCTTGAACCTGATGTAAATGTACTGAATAATGATGGTAACACACCGCTACACCTGGCTTGTCCTGATGGATACACGGACATAGTGAAACAGCTATTACAGTTTGAACTTGATGTAAATGTGGTGAATAGAGATGGTAACACACCTCTACATTTGGCCTGTGGTCATGGACACGCAAACATAGCTAAGCACCTCCTATTCTCTAAATCTGATGTTAATGTGGAAGATAAAGATGGTAACACACCATTACATCTGGTTTGTCGTTGTGGACACAGAGACATACTGAAAGACCTACTACTGTTTGACCCTGATATGAATGTAGTGAATAAAGATGGTAACACGCCCCTACTTCTGCTCTGTGTTCACGGACAAGTAGACATGGTAAAACAACTTCTGCTGTTTAATCCTGATGTAAATGTAGCGAATAAACATGGCAACACAACTCTACATGTGGCTTGTGGTCATGGACACGCAGATATCTTGAAGGAGCTCCTACTAGCTAAAGCTACTGTCAATGTGGAGAATAAAGATGGTAACACACCTCTGCTTCTAGCGTGCCGTAGGGGACATACAGACATGGTGAAACAGCTAATCTTGTTTGAGTCTGATGTAAATACCACGAATAAAGATGGTAACACACCGCTACATTTGGCATGTGATCGTGGACACATAGATATCTTGAAGGAGCTCCTACTAAATAAAGGTGCCGTCAATGTGGCGAATAAAGATGGTAACACACCCCTACATTTGACATGTGTTCATGGACTCACAGACATAGTGAAGCAACTACTACTCTCTAAAGCTGATGTAAGTGTTGTAGATAAAGATGGTAACACACCTTTACATCTGGCCTGCCTTGGTGGACACATGGACATGGTGAAGCAGTTATTGCTCTCTAAATCTGATGTAAGTGCGGTGGATAAAGCTGGTAACACGCCCCTACATCTAGCCAGTGCTCAGGGACACACAGACATGGTAAAGCAGCTATTACTCTCTAACGCTGATACAGATGCGATGAATAAAGATGGTAAGACACCTCTATATCTGGCTAGTAGTAATGGAGACATAGACGTGATGAAGCAGCTCCTACTATACAAACTGAAGTAA